GACTCGATCCCGCTGCCGGCGGCGTAGTCGTCATCATCTATGGCGCGAGCTGGTGCAAGCCGTGTCACGACGCGCAGCGGCACTTGGAACGGCGCGGCGTGAAGGTCGTGTACAAGGACGTGGAAGAGAGCGAGGTCTTCGCTCGGGAAATGAAGGAGAAGCTGGCGCGGGTGAACAAGCGAACCGCGTCGATTCCCATCATCGACGTGATGGGACAGATCCTGGTCGGCTTCGAGCCGCGAGCTCTCGACCGCGCGGTCGAAGCTGCCAAGAACTCCCAGACGCTCTAGCCGCGAGACCAGGGAAGTGGAAGCCGGCAAGCGACTGAGCCACGTTTGGTCCTACCTGCCGGTGTTCCGAGTGGTGGCCGAAACCGAGCACTTGCCGACGGCCGCCAAGCGCTTGCGCGTGAGCCCTTCAGCCTTGTCGCGCTCCATCAAGTTGCTCGAGGAAGGCATCGGCGAAGCGCTCTTCGTGCGCAGCTCGCGCCGCATCGTGCTCAATGCAGCGGGAGAGCGGCTGCTGCGCACGCTACGCCTGACCATGGGCAACCTGGAACGTTCCGTGGGAGAGCTTCTGTCCCACGAGTTCAGTGGTGAGTACCGCGTGAGTTCCTTGGGCGTGCTCACGGATCATTTCGTGCTGCCAGCTTTGCTGGAGCTGAGTGCGGAGCGCCAGAGCGTGATCCCCTGCATGACCACTCTTTCGTCCATCGAAGCCAACCGCAAGTTGGCCAGCGGGTTGCTCGAAGCGGCCTTCTACTACGACGCCACGGCGCAGGATGGCATCCACTGCCGCAAGATCGGCTCTCTGTCGAACTCGCTGTTTTGCGGCCGAGGCCATCCTTTGTTCGGCAAGGGCGCTGACGCAAAGAGCCTCGCCTCTCATCCCTTCAGCATTCCGGCCATCGGCGACCGAGGGACGCCCATGGACGGCTGGCCCGTGGAGATCCCTCGCACGGCTGGGTTCCAGATCCTGATGCTGTCCACCAATCATCGAGTTGCGCTGTCCGGCCGCTTCGTTTGCGTGCTCC
The nucleotide sequence above comes from Polyangiaceae bacterium. Encoded proteins:
- a CDS encoding LysR family transcriptional regulator translates to MEAGKRLSHVWSYLPVFRVVAETEHLPTAAKRLRVSPSALSRSIKLLEEGIGEALFVRSSRRIVLNAAGERLLRTLRLTMGNLERSVGELLSHEFSGEYRVSSLGVLTDHFVLPALLELSAERQSVIPCMTTLSSIEANRKLASGLLEAAFYYDATAQDGIHCRKIGSLSNSLFCGRGHPLFGKGADAKSLASHPFSIPAIGDRGTPMDGWPVEIPRTAGFQILMLSTNHRVALSGRFVCVLPDVVAEPDLRAGLLHRLEPDVVPDTPVYAACREEDATASFTMDVIARVETELRRAPVLRVSGSSREPKRRKNTRKKPLRPRKKPR